In Chitinophaga oryzae, the sequence GGCAACCCTCCGGGTGTTGCCGTCGGGCTGGCCTGGACGTACGTGGGCGGCGATATACTCTTCATCGAAAGCAGCCTGAGCGAAGGCAAAGGAGAACTGAAACTGACGGGTAACCTGGGGAACGTGATGAAAGAGTCTGCCGTTACGGCCCTGACCTATTTACAGTCCAACCCCGCTATGCTGAAGCTGGACCCGAAAATCTTCCATACAAAGAACGTACATGTGCACGTACCGGAAGGCGCGGTGCCGAAAGACGGTCCCAGTGCGGGTATTACCATGCTGACAGCGCTGGCCTCCGCATTTACCGGCCGGAGGGTAAAATCCTACCTGGCGATGAGCGGAGAGATTACGCTGAGAGGACAGGTGCTGCCGGTAGGGGGCATCAAAGAAAAAATTCTGGCCGCCAAAAGGGCAGGTATCAAGGAAATTATCTTATGCTGGCAGAATGAGAAGGATATAAAGGACATAAATCCTTCATATATCAAAGGCATGAAGTTTCATTATGTAAGAGAAATGAACCAAGTGCTGGAAATAGCGTTATTAAAGAAGTAACTGTGATGAACATGCTTTTTGTCGGTTTCGCTGAGGAGTGGAGGTGGAAGCGGAGAGAGAAATGCTGACGAAAGTTATTGACTTGCAGCTATAATGCTAATTGTATAAATAAATTAGTTTTAGTTTTAATATAAACGAATTTTGTTGCCAGTCCTGGCAGCAATTTTTTAAAGTTCATATCGGTTTTGTTGTGACCCCGGTATGAGCATCATGTTGATTGTTTTAAGGGTTCTTAAAGCCATTCCTCTCAGCGGAATGGCTTTAATATTTTGCCTCATGACGGACATGATTATTACTGATTTTTTGATTCCCGGAGATAGGGGCGAAGGATAGAAGTATTATAAAAAAGATACCCGTTTGATATATCATCAAACGGGTATCTTTTTTATGTTTTATACTATTGTTAGTGGTCGGCCAGTTGCCTTTTGTACAGCTGGATGGTGTTTTCGAGGCCATAATACAGCGCATCGACCACGAGGGCATGACCGATAGACACTTCTTTCAGTTGCGGGATATGCAGTTTAAAGAAACGGAGGTTGTCGAGGTTCAGGTCATGGCCGGCGTTGAGTTCCAGGCCGATGTTGGTGGCTTCGCGGGCGGTATTTTTATAGTCGTTGAACAGCTGCAGGTTTTGCGGCTGTGTACGAGCTTTCGTGTATTCTTCCGCGTAAGGGCCGGTATACAGCTCGATACGGTCTGCGCCGGCGGTTTTAGCGCCTTCCACCTTGTCTGGTTCTGCATTGAGGAAGATGGAAACGCGGATGCCTGCTTTTTTCAGTTCACTGATCACTTCCTTGAGCTGGGACTGGTGCTGGATGGTATCCCAGCCGGTGTTGGAGGTGATGGCGTCCGGTGGGTCCGGTACGAGCGTGCACTGATGGGGCTTTACGGACAGTACGAGGTCCATAAAGTCTTTGGAAGGGTATCCTTCAATATTAAATTCGGTAGTGACAAGGGGTTTAAGGTCTCTTACGTCCTGGTAGCGGATATGACGCTCGTCCGGGCGGGGGTGTACGGTGATACCGTCAGCGCCGAACCGTTCGCAATCCTGTGCCACTTTAAGAATGTCCGGTAGGTTGCCGCCCCGTGCATTGCGCAGGGTAGCAAACTTGTTGATATTTACGCTCAGCTTTGTCATGTCACAAAAGTACTAATCAATTACGAATTACGGATTACGAATTACGAATGGGAGCTGTTTTATTGCAGTGTGGACAAATAATCTGTGCAAATAAAAAGATCCCGATAAATAAAAAGACCTGAGCAAATTGTCTTCGCTCAGGTCTTCGCTTTCCGAATTCGTAATTCGTAATTCGTAATTAATATCTGTAGTAGTCTGGTTTGAACGGACCATCTGCCGGAATGCCGAGGTATTCGGATTGTGCAGGGGTGAGTACGTCCAGTTCCACACCGATTTTTTTCAGGTGTAAGCGGGCAACTTTTTCATCCAGGTGTTTAGGCAGTACGTATACTTTGTTTTCGTACTGGTCTGAATTCAGCCACAGTTCCAGCTGAGCCAGTGTCTGGTTGGTGAAAGAGTTACTCATTACGAAGGAAGGGTGGCCGGTAGCGCAACCCAGGTTCACCAGGCGGCCTTCTGCCAGCAGGATGATATCTTTACCGTCGATGGTATATTTATCTACCTGGGGTTTGATTTCCACTTTGGTGTTACCGTAGTTCTTGTTCAGCCATGCTACATCGATTTCGATGTCGAAGTGGCCGATATTGGAAACGATACATTTATCCTTCATCAGTTTGAAGTGTTCGCCGGTGATGATGTCGCGGCAACCGGTAGTGGTAACGATGATGTCCGCTTCTTTAACGGCATCGTTCATTTTTTTCACTTCATAACCTTCCATAGCGGCTTGTAAAGCACAGATCGGGTCGATTTCGGTAACGATGACACGGGCGCCTGCACCTCTCAGGGATTCAGCAGAACCTTTACCTACGTCGCCAAAACCGGCAACAACAGCCACTTTACCGGCGATCATCACGTCGGTAGCACGACGGATAGCGTCTACACAGGATTCGCGGCAACCGTATTTGTTATCAAATTTGGATTTGGTAACAGAGTCGTTGATATTGATGGCGGGCATCGGTAAAGTACCGTTTTTCATGCGCTCATACAGGCGGTGAACTCCGGTAGTGGTTTCTTCACTCAGACCTTTGATGTGCTGGATCAGCTCAGTGTATTTGTCCAGTACCATGTTGGTCAGGTCGCCACCATCGTCCAGGATCATGTTCAGCGGACGGTCAGCGCCGCCGAAGAACAGGGTTTGTTCAATACACCAGTCAAATTCCTGTTCGTTAAGACCTTTCCAGGCAAATACCGGAACGCCGGCAGCAGCAACGGCAGCAGCAGCGTGGTCTTGTGTAGAGAAGATATTGCAGGAGCTCCAGCGTACTTCCGCACCCAGGTGTACCAGGGTTTCGATCAGTACGGCGGTCTGAATGGTCATGTGCAGACAACCGGCGATACGTGCGCCTTTCAGGGGTTTTTTATCACCATATTCTTCTCTCAATGACATCAAACCGGGCATTTCGGCTTCTGCCAGCTCTATCTCTTTACGACCCCAGGCCGCAAGTGACATATCTTTTACCTTATACGGAAGGCTAAAGTCGATGTTGGATTTTGCAATTGTGGACATTAAATAAAGTTTTGTGCAAATCTAGGCTTATTTTAACTTTTTACATAATAGCGCCGCCCTCCTCACCGCAGTGACCCCCTAAAATTTTGTTAATCATTTTATTAGAGCCATCTCTGCCGATCGTTTTCAAATTAAATTTGATTTAATATAAATTATGTTATAAGTTTGTAAATTAAAATATATGATTTAATATTTAATTGTTTAGTGGTAAAGAACAGTAAGAAGAGTATGAGCAATTATTAAACATCATTGTAAGCGCAATTTGTGTGTCTTATTTTCTCCCCATCCCCGGGGTATTGATAACAATAATTGCCGGCAACAAAGGTTTTTCAGCTTCAACGTATGAAGTATTCAGGTTAAAGGTTTGCCGGGAGAGCCAATTACGAGGCATATAGGGTTTTATAAAGGACTGTTTTTTACATTTTTAAAATCTATATGTATAAATAGAAATTTACACACGCATATGTTAGTCCTGTCCCATCCTATGAAAAAGAAGCTGCATCTATTGCCGGAAGGCAAAACCGTGCTTCGGCGCTGCGTAACACTGCTCCTGTTCCTGCTGATCTATACCGGCATACAGGCACAGGCACCGCTACCAGCCATCCGCGTGATCAACGCCGCCGGGGGGAACTCCGCCAGCGACGGCCTCCGGCTGGAAATGGACGCCAAGGGCAGGATACAGGTGTTCCGGAATGGTAAAACGGAATCTTATGTGGCCAACGGCGAAAAAGGCTATGGCGACTATATCCGGGTGAAACACAGTACCACCCCCATGACAGCCCTGCAAAGCCTGGACACCAACGTCTGCTATATCTCCCCCGTTATCGGAAACGGCAGCGCTGCCTCTCCCTACCGGATCTTCGTCTTCAACAAAATTTATGATAAAAAGCCGGCAGGCGGGACAGACTTCGAATCACCCATCTTTATCACCCGCGCTTACTCTTATATAACACCGAATAAATACTTTACCGTCGACTACTCTTTTAACGGTATCAACATCGGGTACAATGTGATGCTCTACCAGGAAGAACACCTGGCCATGCAACAGGACCCCAACTATGTCTACAGTGCCGGCAGCGATTATCAGGCAGGCATTGCAGGTTATTGCGCCCTCGGCTTTAAACAACCGGGCGGAACAGCCTACATGGGCGCTTACCACGGAACGGCGTCCAGCATCAACTGCGGCGTGCCGCAGCCTTATACCCATGCCTTTGTCGCCTCCTCTTCATTTGCTAGTTATTTTCTGTCAGACGATATCAAGGCGCCGGGCAAATACCAGTCGTCTTCCAACCTGACGCTCTTTCCGTACCCCTCCAACACCGGTACGGGAATCAGTGTGGGGTATGACCGTATGTTATTGGTACAATCAGCCCTGAATAACAAACTGGCCGGTAAAACGCTGGGTACCCGCATTGCTGTAGGTTACGGCGATCTGGACAATACGCCGCCGGTAACCTCGTATCCGGACTACGATGCTATACACACCGCTATCGGCGGCCAAACCAGCGACGGGAGCACACCTGTGACCGTAGAATTTGCGGGTGATGCCAGCGATAATGAAGGCAACACCGGCAACGACCACGCGCCGCAAAGCCTCCTGCTGAAAGTAAGCGGCGGCATCCTCAAAACGCCGGTATACGCCGAAATGAAAGTGGTGGCTAATGCCGGAGAGCCGCATCCCGCCCTGGAAAACCAGGACTTCACCTACGAAACGGGCTTCATCATCCCGGCCGGTAACTATACCACCGCTACCACCGTACCGGTGACCAACGTGATCATCAAAGGAAACGACAGGCTGGAATACAGCCGCAAGCTTACCCTCGAACTGCAGGACATCAACTGTAATGCACTGGTACAGCTGGGTGCCGCCAAACAGGCGACCTATACCATTGTCGATGATGAAGACCGCACACTGACGATTAACTTCCCGCAGACAACTGTCAACGAAGGCAGCCAGATAACGGGTACCATCTCCCTGCCCGGCAGCACCACCGTAACGGAAGATACCTATGTGGACCTGTCCGTTCTTACCGGCAATACCGCCGTGGCAGACGTGGACTTCACCATGGATAAAAAAGTGAAGATCGCCAATGGCACCGGTAGCGCTGACATTGTGATCACCGCCAAAACGGACCTTGTCCTCGAAGCCAGCGAGACCTTCAAAATACAGGGAGACGCTAACGTACTGGGGCAGGCGAAAACAGCTGCCGGACCGGTGATCACCATTACGGACGACACCCGTAACCACGACGCCAATATTACATTAGCCGTTACCGTTACCCCTGCTGATCCGGACGCATCTTATCCCGCGCTCACCTTTAAAGAAGGTTACAACGGTACCTTCAACGTCAGCCTGCCGGCGGGCGTATCTACGGATATACCCATCACCGTTACCCTGACGAAAGGAGGCACCGCTGCAGACAATACAGACTATACGCTGACCCTGCCTGCCAACATCATCAACGGCAGCACACCCATCAGCGGTACCCTTAAACTGACCGACGACGGCCGTATCGAAGGTGATGAAACCATCACCCTCACCGCAGCCATCACCGACGGCAGCGCCACGGCCTTTAAGCTGGCGCCGGCCGCCATTACCATTAAGGATGCGCAGCTGCCCCTCACGGCGCCGGCTACACTCCATTTGTCCACCAACGATATCAACGAAGGCGGTCCCGGCGCCAACTGCTGGATAGAACTGCCTGCCGGTATCGTGGCCACCGATGTGGCGCTTACCTTCGACATCTCCGCCGCTGCCGGTACCACCGCGCAAACGGGCTCCTATAGCGGTTTACCTGCTTCAATGGTGATTCCGGCAGGAGCGAAGGCGTCTGTACCGGATGTCATTTCCGCTGCTGCCAACCTCGTACTGGAAGACGACCGCGTGCTGGTGGTCCATGCCGCCACAGCTGCCAGCGTGCCGCTGACAGGTATTACCACCGGCACAGACGTCACACTTAATATCCACGATAAGACAGATGCTTCCGCCGTATCCATCGCCATAGCGCCGGTCACCACACCGCTGACGGAAGGACAGGCGACGCCCTTTACCATCAGCCTTACCAGCGGGTACAGTTTCGCCAAAAATATCAGGATAGCCCTGGCTGCCAACCCAACGGGGACAGAAGCCGGAGCGACCGACTATACGCTTGCCAACGAAATTGAGCTGCCGGCCCATACCACCGGCACCTACACCACGCCTGCCAGCGTACTGGCAGCCGCTGCTGACATGGTGATCGAGAAAGACGAAGCCCTGGTGATCAAAGGCACCGCCGGCGCTTATACGGTGAACGGAGCAACCATCACCATCAACGACGCTACCAGGAGAAACGCAGCCAACACGAAGGTGACCTTCAGCATTCCGCAGACCACCATCGCGGAAGATAATACTACCACTATTACGGCTACACTGCCTGCCGGTGTTACCACGCAAATACCCATCAATATAGACCTCAGCGCTGTCACCGGCACCGCTGCCACCAACGATTATACGTTGACCGGCCCGCTGCAGATCACCGCCGCTACGCCGGCGCCCGCAGCCACGCTAAACATATTAAAAGACGACCTGGTGGAAAACCAGGAGAACCTGACCATCACACCGGCCATCACCGATGCCTATAGCACTACCTATAGCATGACACCAGCCACGCTGGCCCTTACCATCAACGACCGGGAGTACCCGCTGCTGGCGACCAATCCGATTGTGCTCAGCAGTACGCCTGCCACGATACAGGAGAACGACCCGGCCGGCGCTACCCTGACCGCCACGCTGCCGAACGGGTGGAAATCAGCCATTCCGCTGACGGTACAGCTGGTGAAGAACAGCAGTTCCACCGCCGGAGACGACCGCCATACTGCCATTCTCAATAAACAGCTGGTCATCCAGTCCACCGGCACCGCTTCCATGCAGGTCCTCGCCACAGACAACGATGTGCTGGACGACGACGCCGACCTGATCATTGACGGCAACCCGGCCAATACCACATTGCCGGTCACCAGCACGACCATTCACATTGCAGACAATACCATCAATAAACCGGATGCCCGTAAGATTACCCTCACGGCCGGCAAAACACTGATACCGGAAGGGGAGAAGCTGAGCGTGACGGTAACACGGTTGTATACCTCAGCCAAAAAAGTAGCGGTACAACTGGCAGTCGATGCCGCTTCGGAAGCCAGTCTCACCAAAAATGACTACGCCCTGATCAACACCCTGCTGGAACTGCAAAAAACAGATAAAACACACACGTTTGAAGTGCTTCAGACGCATACCGACCAGGTGCTGGAAAAAGACGAATCCCTTAAACTCAACGCCACACTGGCTGGTTATACCGTGAACAATCTCGACCTGAAAATTCAGGACCTGACACGCACCGTTCCTGCCAACAGGGCGCTGACGCTGACACCCTATAAAACGCTCAACGCGAAAGAAGGAGATAACGGTAACGTACATATTGCACTGCCGGCGGGCGTTACCACAGAGGTGCCCATCAGCCTTACGCTGACGCAAACCAGCGGCGAAGCAGAAGCCGGTGCGGATTACACCATGAGCAACGCTTTCTCCTTTAATAACGCCAACGATACTACGATTGCACTGAAGATAGCAGCAGATAACCTTGTGGAAGGACCGGAGAAACTGGTGATCAGCACCACCGCCACCGACGGGATCAGCAGCTATGCCACCAATGTTTTTGAAGTAAACATCGACGATGCGCAGTATCCGCTGACAGCGCCTGTGAAGATCACCCGTTCGCTGGCCGCCATCAATGAAGGCGGCGCCGGTGCCGCTATCGGTGTGCAGCTGCCTAATGGCTGGCAGGCCGGTAAGCCCATCGTTGTCACAATCAATAAAGACGCAGCGTCTACTGCCGATAATATCGACTATAAACCGCTGCCTTTCCCCCTTACCATCACCATCCCTAAACTGGCTACCGGCGCCACACATCCAGTGTTGCTGGAAGCAGTGAAAGACCTGGTCCTGGAAGATGATGAAACGGTCGTGCTTACCGGTACTACCGGTGATGTGAATATGCCCGTGAAAGGAGATACCATAGTGATCCTCGACAGAACACACGACGACCCGGCGACCGGCTATATCCATATCATCCCGGTAACGGCTGGTACTGCTGTAAAAGAGGGCGACACCTATGCCGCTAAAGTATCCCTGGCGCCAGGCGTTACTTCCAGCAAAGCTATCACGGTGACCCTGTCTGCCGGCAGCGCTACCAAAGCCAAACCTTCCGACTATAGCGGGTTGCCGCCGCAGGTGATTATCCCGGCGCTGCAACCGGATGTCAGCTTCTCCGTACATGCGGAAAACGATAACATCCTTGAAAAAGACGAGCTGTTACAGCTGGTAGCCGCACCTAAAAATATGGCCGGTATGAAGGGCGACACCCTCGACCTGATCATCAAAGACGCTACCCGCCTCGACCCCAATAACCTGAAGGTGCAGGTGAAGATAGATTCTACCATTCTGCATGAGGGTAGCAGTTCCGCCCTGAAGGTTGGATTTGTGAACAGCCTGATCTCTTCCGATGAAGACATTACCATCAATATCGGCAGGGATGCCGCTTCCACTGCGGATGCCGCAGACTATAGCGGCGTGCCGTCTTCCGTGACGCTGCCGGCGCTGACTAACAATAAAGTATACACGTTGCAGATGATCAACGATAATGTGCTGGAAGGCGATGAGATGCTGCAACTGACTGCTCAGCTGGTAACAACGGGATATACCCTCCTTCAGCCGTCGTCTTTACTGATACCGGAAACCGGCGATATGAGCGTGCAGCTGCAGAAGAAAAATGATGCGGCCGAACCAGCCACCCACGGCGCTTACCTGATTAAACTGCCCGGTACCAGCACCGCTGCCGCCGAAGTGAAGGTGGTGTTCTATGTCAGCAGCATCGCCGGTACTACCAATATAGCGCCGATACAGACATCCGCCACTATCGTACCCGGACAGAACAGTGTATCCGTTCCCGTGAACGTGATCGATAACCTGGTGATTGAAGGCGATGAAGAAGTGAAAGTATCGCTGCTGCTGGCGCAGATGAAGCGGTTTAATAAAAATATCGGCTTCGATGTAAACGATAAAGATACCGTGCGGATGACGGTGTTTGACGATGAAAGTTACGCTACCGGCGCTAAAGCTACTGCCCGCCAGATGATGGTGGAGAAAACTGCCGATGCGTCCGAACCCAATACACCCGGCGCTTTCAGGGTACACTTCACAGACACTCAACTGTCGGCCGTGAAAGATGTGACCGTGACTTACCAGGTAAGCGGCAATGCGGTGGCGGACAGCCGTTACCGTAAACTCAGCGGCTCCACTGTGATACCGGCCGGTAAAAACTACGCCGATATTAAAGTCGATCCGATTGACAATACCATTGTGGAAGGAGACGAAAATGTACAGGTACAACTGAAGACTGTTACCGGCAACATCGCGGGCGTTACCTGGCCGTTATCTGCCAAAGCGCAGGCAGACGTGCTGATCCACGATAACGATACCCTGCTGGTGGATATCATCAACGACGGTCTGCCGGCAGACGAAGGCAAGCCGGTGAAGTTCAGCATTCGCGCGGTGAACACCGCTGCGCGTGATCTGCCGATCCGCTTCCGGGTAGACCAGGATGCTGCGCGCAGCTTCACTGCCGCCGGCGCCACGGTGAACGGCAATACCATCACAGTAGTGTTACCGGCACTCCGTACGGCGCAGGACTTTACCCTGACCGCAACAGACAACGATACCAACGATGACGACGGTTTCCTGAAAGCGACCATCCTGCCGCATGTGAGTGGCAGCGGTACCCCGATCTACAAAGCAGGGACTAATGTTTCCGCACAAACGGCCATCCATGACAACGACCCGCTGACGCTGGCTTTTGCCGCGGAGAAATTCAGCGTGAAAGAAGGAAATAAAGGAGAAAATACGCCGCTGAAATTTGTGGTGAAAATGAACCGCAAGAGCTCAAGGGATATTACCCTTAACTATGACTTTGAAGAATCCACAGACGGTGTCAGTTTCCCTTACCTGGGCTTCAAAGCTACGCCGAGAACAGACTTTGACAATACGGTGAAACAGGCGAAAATACCTGCCTTCCAGCCGGGCGGCGAAGTAGTGGTGAATATTATTGGCGATGAGGTTTTCGAACAGAACGAGACCTTTATCGTGAAGCTACAGACCGTGACCGTGCCTTCCGGCCAGAATACGCCGGTACTCGGTGATCCGGCCAAAGCTACCGGTGTGATCCTCAACGACGATCCGATGTGTAAAACCTGTGATACCGATGGTGACGGCCTGACCGACGAACAGGAGGACATCAACGGCAACAGTGATCCGTTTGACGACGATACGGACGGAGACGGTATCCCGAACTTCCTCGACCTGGACTCCGATGGCGACGGTGTGCCGGATTCCGTGAGCCGCTTCCATCTCGACAACAACCGCAAGATCGATTACCTCGACGGCAGGGACGGCAAGATCAAGGTACATCCGGCGATTTCCCCCAACAACGACGGACAGGGTAATGACCTGATGTACATCCAGAACATCGAGAAGTTCCCGAAAAACGAGGTCGTGGTGTTTAACCGTTGGGGTGGTACCGTGTATAAGACAAGTAATTACGATAATAAATCCAACAGTTTCAAAGGCAAGGCCAATGCCGGCGGCCAGTCAGGCGCCGATGTGCCGGACGGCTCCTACTTCTACCAGGTACAGATCTGGGTGGATGGCAGGGTAGAACGGTATACCGGATTTATTGTCATCAAACGTTGAGATCATTATTGGTAAAATATTCAAGCTGATACCTATGAACAAGCGATTTATGAAAGCTTTAGGGATTGCTGTACTATGCTGTTGCTGCTGCCTGAAAGGGTGGGCGCAGCAACAGCCGATCTACTCCCAGTATATGTTTAACGGGATGATCATCAACCCGGCATACCCTTCCATGGACGAGTCTTCCAGCCTTACCGCCGTAGGCCGTAACCAGTGGGTGGGTGTAGACGGTGCGCCTAAAACAGCCACAGCTTCTTTTTATACGCCGCTGAAAGCGACCAATACGAGCCTTGGCGTGTCGCTGATGAATGAAAAAATTACCGTTAACTCGCAGACAGGTGTGCATTTCAACGTATCCCAACGGGTAAAGCTCAACGAAAAGTTATACCTCGCCATGGGGCTGAAAGCGGGTATGTCGCAATTCCGGGAAGACAACAGCTCCCTGTCAACCTCCGACCCGGTGTTCGCGCAAAACCAGAGCTATTGGAAAACAGATGTAGGCTTCGGTTTCATGCTCTTCACCGATCACTTCTTTGTAGGCATCTCTTCCCCTACTTTCAAAAGTTTTGACCTGGGCAACAGTGTCAACAAAGTGGTGGTGCAATCACATTACTTTATTCAATCCGGATACCTTCTGACCATTAATGACAACGTAAAACTCAAACCCAATGTGCTGCTGCGGATCGTCAAAGGCACAGGGGTGCAGTATGATCTCAATGCGAATATTCTCTTAAAAAATCTGGTATGGCTGGGCGCATCCTGGCGTTCCGAAAAAACGATGACCGGTCTTGTACAAGTGCAGCTGAACAAAAACCTGCAACTGGGCTATTCTTACGATACCCCGATGCAGTCTAACCTGAAAGGCGCACAAACAGTTTCCCACGAAGTAATGATCAATTATCGTTTTTCCTGGTCCAAATGGAAAGTGGTGGCCCCGCGGTACTTTTAAAAAAAATGCTATGAAAACCCGATTCACGGAACGAATGCGAAATTACCATGTTGGCCGCCTGGTGTTTTTCCTGGGTGTGCTGATCATGACTGGTTCCTGCTCTTTTGTGAAAGACCATACTGCCGGTAGTATGGGCATGTCTAAAGCAAGGAGGGCGGAGCGGTTGTTTAAAAGACAGGAATATGAGCGGGCGATATCGCTTTGCAATGACGTAATTAATAACACCAGCAATGAAAATGCGCGGCGACAGGCGAAGTTCCAGCTGGCCCGCATTTACTTCGAGACACGGCAGTTCGAAAAGACAGTCAGCCTGTATGATGAACTGTTGTATAAGCCCGGTGATGATGTACTGGTGACGGACGTAACCACTTATATTGATCTGTTGAAACGTACGGGCAGAGTGGAAAAAGCCCGGCAGATCAGTGAAGTGTATGCCAACAACTATAAAAACAACGCCCGCTTTACCAATCTCCAGGAATCGCTGGTGAACTATTATACTTTCTTTAACCGGGATTCTCTCCGGAACGTAAAGGCCGACAGTCTCCGGCTCAGCTTGCCCGGGTACCAATACGGACTGGCCCTGTATAAAGACAACATCGTTTTTCTTTCCAATGATTTTAAGAAGAACGAAGCGCAGTCTTTCTACACAAATTCTAAGCTGTATATGATTTCAGAAGACGGTATTGAACCGTTTAACAACAGTCTGAGAGGCATTTTACAGGTAGGGCCGGCCTCTTTCTATGATAAGGGCCAGAAGGTGATCTATACCTCCAACCGGTTTACCGACGTTAAAAACGATAAAAATTCCTATATCAATTATAACAACGGCACACAGTTGTTAGCCTCCACCTACCAGGAAAACCACGATGCCTGGAGCAAACCGGTGCCGGTAAAACTGGGAAAATCTTCAGATTCCTGGTCTTTCCTGCATCCGTCAGTTGCTTCGAATGGTAAACGTTTGTACTTTGCGTCCGATATGTCTGGCGGTCAGGGTGGTACAGATATCTACTATGCTGACTGGGACAAAGCGGAAAAACGCTGGAAGGCGCCGGTGAATATGGGACCGAAGGTGAACACCAACGGTAACGAACTGTATCCGTTTATTGCGGGAGACAAGCTGTTTTTCGCATCCAACGGTTTACGGGGCTTCGGCGGGCTGGACATATTCATGATCGATCTGAAGAAACCCGATGAAGGCCCTGTGCATCTGCCTTATCCGGTCAACTCGCAGTTTGACGATCTGAATGCCGTGCTGGACGAATCCAGGTCATTATTATATTTTACATCAGACCGTTCCGGTGTACATGATAATGATCATATCTATGTGCTGAACCTGAAGAAGAATCCTTTGAAACAACTGGGACTGCCTTATCCCGGCAAGCCGGTAAACGACGAAGATAAAGTGCCTTATACCATGACGCAGACGGACAACCGTCAACAGCTGACTTTAACAGGGGATAAAACCTATGATAACCTGGCTCCCGTTGTGAAAGCGGAAGACAAGCCTGCTGCGCCCGCAGTGGCACATACAGCCGTTCCCGTTACTACGCCTGTCCGTGAG encodes:
- a CDS encoding pyridoxine 5'-phosphate synthase, which produces MTKLSVNINKFATLRNARGGNLPDILKVAQDCERFGADGITVHPRPDERHIRYQDVRDLKPLVTTEFNIEGYPSKDFMDLVLSVKPHQCTLVPDPPDAITSNTGWDTIQHQSQLKEVISELKKAGIRVSIFLNAEPDKVEGAKTAGADRIELYTGPYAEEYTKARTQPQNLQLFNDYKNTAREATNIGLELNAGHDLNLDNLRFFKLHIPQLKEVSIGHALVVDALYYGLENTIQLYKRQLADH
- the ahcY gene encoding adenosylhomocysteinase, which codes for MSTIAKSNIDFSLPYKVKDMSLAAWGRKEIELAEAEMPGLMSLREEYGDKKPLKGARIAGCLHMTIQTAVLIETLVHLGAEVRWSSCNIFSTQDHAAAAVAAAGVPVFAWKGLNEQEFDWCIEQTLFFGGADRPLNMILDDGGDLTNMVLDKYTELIQHIKGLSEETTTGVHRLYERMKNGTLPMPAININDSVTKSKFDNKYGCRESCVDAIRRATDVMIAGKVAVVAGFGDVGKGSAESLRGAGARVIVTEIDPICALQAAMEGYEVKKMNDAVKEADIIVTTTGCRDIITGEHFKLMKDKCIVSNIGHFDIEIDVAWLNKNYGNTKVEIKPQVDKYTIDGKDIILLAEGRLVNLGCATGHPSFVMSNSFTNQTLAQLELWLNSDQYENKVYVLPKHLDEKVARLHLKKIGVELDVLTPAQSEYLGIPADGPFKPDYYRY